In the genome of Deltaproteobacteria bacterium, one region contains:
- a CDS encoding NUDIX hydrolase, producing the protein MSRRLAYQGRSITVWQEEVTLPNGAVAKLDIVRHPGASCVVPIEDDGRVLLIRQYRHAAGGTIWEVPAGKLDGDTPEQCARKELEEEAGRRAGRLERLGEIWTTPGFTDERIHLFAAFDLVEVPPAREEHEVIEVVPMALDAALALVWSGELADAKSALALVHAARRLGRLR; encoded by the coding sequence ATGAGCCGGCGCCTCGCCTACCAGGGCCGCTCGATCACCGTGTGGCAGGAGGAGGTGACGCTCCCGAACGGAGCGGTCGCGAAGCTCGACATCGTGCGCCACCCGGGCGCCTCGTGCGTGGTGCCGATCGAGGACGACGGGCGCGTGCTGCTGATCCGGCAGTACCGCCACGCCGCGGGCGGCACGATCTGGGAGGTGCCCGCCGGCAAGCTCGACGGCGACACGCCCGAGCAGTGCGCCCGCAAGGAGCTCGAGGAGGAGGCCGGCCGCCGCGCCGGGCGGCTCGAGCGGCTCGGCGAGATCTGGACCACGCCGGGCTTCACCGACGAGCGGATCCACCTGTTCGCCGCCTTCGACCTCGTCGAGGTGCCGCCCGCGCGCGAGGAGCACGAGGTGATCGAGGTGGTGCCGATGGCGCTCGACGCGGCGCTCGCGCTCGTCTGGAGCGGCGAGCTCGCCGACGCGAAGAGCGCGCTGGCGCTGGTCCACGCGGCCCGCCGGCTCGGGCGCCTGCGCTGA
- the nth gene encoding endonuclease III, translating into MARETDAERRRRALRIVRRLAAAYPDARCALDFRSPFELLVATILSAQCTDKKVNEVTPALFARYPTPAALADAKPAEVEAMIRPTGFYRQKTRAIQSSARDIVERFAGRVPGTMEELLSLHGVARKTANVVLGNAFGVPGLTVDTHMKRVHARLELTRHEDPVKIERDLMGLIPEPEWTLYSHRVIHHGRVCCVARRPHCEACPLAADCPWPRRHAGVLRAVPKARR; encoded by the coding sequence ATGGCTCGCGAGACCGACGCCGAGCGCCGACGCCGCGCGCTGCGCATCGTGCGCCGGCTCGCCGCCGCCTACCCCGACGCGCGCTGCGCCCTCGACTTCCGCAGTCCCTTCGAGCTGCTGGTCGCCACGATCCTCTCGGCCCAGTGCACGGACAAGAAGGTGAACGAGGTCACCCCGGCGCTCTTCGCCCGCTACCCGACCCCCGCGGCGCTGGCCGATGCGAAGCCCGCCGAGGTCGAGGCGATGATCCGCCCGACCGGCTTCTACCGCCAGAAGACCCGCGCGATCCAGTCCTCGGCCCGCGACATCGTGGAGCGCTTCGCCGGGCGCGTGCCCGGCACCATGGAGGAGCTGCTCTCGCTCCACGGCGTCGCGCGCAAGACCGCCAACGTGGTGCTCGGCAACGCCTTCGGCGTCCCGGGGCTCACGGTCGACACCCACATGAAGCGGGTCCACGCGCGGCTCGAGCTCACCCGGCACGAGGATCCCGTGAAGATCGAGCGCGATCTCATGGGGCTGATCCCCGAGCCGGAGTGGACGCTCTACTCGCACCGCGTGATCCACCACGGGCGGGTGTGCTGCGTGGCGCGCCGCCCGCACTGCGAGGCCTGCCCGCTCGCCGCCGACTGCCCCTGGCCGCGCCGGCATGCCGGCGTGCTCCGCGCCGTCCCCAAGGCGCGCCGATGA
- a CDS encoding LLM class flavin-dependent oxidoreductase translates to MSGALGVALGWHCWAWPDLLALVRQAEALGYRCAFVDGDVSMLPSRGEGDVLDGWTATVALLAATERIEIGSLRLVHHWNAAKLAQAVATAERIAPGRLRFQIAIGAHPADAGFGLPFPPAADRIAWLEETLPVLRRLWAGETVSARGRFVRLEAARVRPLPRGGRLPIAVAGRGPRMLEVVAAHADRWDVNLPPIAARVDDAARRLAGACGRRGRDPARIARSMWVFARPGEDPDDPGVHAAFRRWNPWFSEVPDAELREAVLAGPVRECRARLAWIRRRLGIDLPLLDLAGLDRPTAERVMTDLAGA, encoded by the coding sequence CTGAGCGGCGCGCTCGGCGTCGCGCTCGGCTGGCACTGCTGGGCGTGGCCGGACCTGCTCGCGCTGGTGCGCCAGGCCGAGGCGCTCGGCTACCGCTGCGCGTTCGTCGACGGCGACGTCTCGATGCTGCCCTCGCGCGGCGAGGGCGACGTGCTCGACGGCTGGACGGCGACCGTGGCGCTGCTCGCCGCGACCGAGCGGATCGAGATCGGCTCGCTGCGGCTCGTGCACCACTGGAACGCCGCGAAGCTGGCCCAGGCGGTGGCGACCGCCGAGCGGATCGCGCCGGGCCGCCTGCGCTTCCAGATCGCGATCGGCGCGCACCCGGCCGACGCCGGCTTCGGCCTCCCGTTCCCGCCCGCGGCGGATCGCATCGCCTGGCTCGAGGAGACCCTGCCCGTGCTCCGCCGCCTGTGGGCCGGCGAGACGGTGAGCGCCCGGGGCCGCTTCGTCCGCCTCGAAGCCGCCCGCGTGCGCCCGCTCCCGCGCGGCGGGAGGCTTCCGATCGCCGTGGCCGGCCGCGGCCCCCGGATGCTCGAGGTCGTGGCCGCCCACGCCGACCGCTGGGACGTGAACCTCCCGCCGATCGCCGCACGGGTCGATGACGCAGCGCGGCGTCTCGCCGGGGCCTGCGGGCGGCGGGGGCGCGACCCGGCCCGGATCGCGCGCTCGATGTGGGTCTTCGCGCGCCCTGGCGAGGACCCCGACGACCCCGGGGTCCACGCGGCGTTCCGGCGCTGGAACCCTTGGTTCTCGGAGGTTCCCGATGCAGAGCTGCGGGAGGCCGTGCTCGCCGGCCCGGTCCGGGAGTGCCGCGCCCGCCTGGCCTGGATCCGCCGCCGGCTCGGCATCGACCTGCCGCTGCTCGACCTCGCGGGCCTCGACCGCCCGACGGCGGAGCGCGTCATGACCGATCTCGCCGGGGCCTGA
- a CDS encoding rhomboid family intramembrane serine protease: protein MYGRGVPPGGVGFGPPMTPPVIKQLLIANLAVFLAQAVDILPGMFAATPIDFWTRFYLWQPFTYMWLHGGLGHIAANMFGLWMFGSPLAMAWGAQRFLRFYLLCGVGAGFLIVSYPWVAVWLGIASPATLSVPTLGASGAVMGVLLAYSLTWPDRTIMFIFPPVAFRAIWLIPILFVMEAILSPPNVSHLGHLGGVLVGWLLLRAHGETLRLPVPSLAQLKYRWRRWRMRRRLRAVQTDDWRSRARNDDRSGPRLH, encoded by the coding sequence TTGTACGGACGCGGGGTTCCGCCGGGCGGCGTCGGCTTCGGGCCGCCGATGACACCGCCGGTCATCAAGCAGCTCCTGATCGCCAACCTCGCGGTCTTCCTCGCGCAGGCGGTCGACATCCTGCCCGGGATGTTCGCGGCCACACCCATCGACTTCTGGACGCGCTTCTACCTCTGGCAGCCCTTCACCTACATGTGGCTGCACGGGGGGCTCGGCCACATCGCCGCGAACATGTTCGGGCTGTGGATGTTCGGCTCGCCGCTCGCGATGGCATGGGGCGCGCAGCGCTTCCTGCGCTTCTACCTGCTCTGCGGTGTCGGCGCGGGCTTCCTGATCGTCAGCTACCCGTGGGTCGCGGTGTGGCTCGGGATCGCCTCGCCGGCGACGCTCTCGGTCCCGACGCTCGGCGCCTCGGGCGCGGTGATGGGCGTGCTGCTCGCCTACTCGCTCACCTGGCCCGATCGCACGATCATGTTCATCTTCCCGCCGGTCGCCTTCCGCGCGATCTGGCTGATCCCGATCCTGTTCGTGATGGAGGCCATCCTCAGCCCGCCGAACGTCAGCCATCTCGGCCACCTGGGTGGCGTGCTGGTCGGCTGGCTCCTGCTGCGTGCGCACGGCGAGACCCTGCGCCTGCCGGTGCCCTCGCTCGCGCAGCTCAAGTACCGCTGGCGGCGCTGGCGGATGAGGCGTCGGCTGCGTGCCGTGCAGACCGACGACTGGCGCAGCCGCGCCCGGAACGACGACCGCTCCGGCCCGCGGCTGCACTAG